Proteins encoded within one genomic window of Aminivibrio sp.:
- the greA gene encoding transcription elongation factor GreA, with protein MTRKGYEKLMAELVELRSTVRAEISRQLEEARSFGDLSENAEYAAAKEEQAKLETRISYLEFQLSKAKILDSSTIDNSSVTLGTTVTIQDINNSAEFSYTIVGSEESDPKANKISSSSPVGQALLNKKVGDEVHVKVPRGVRHLRIKDISVLA; from the coding sequence ATGACCCGGAAGGGATACGAGAAGCTCATGGCGGAGCTCGTTGAGCTCCGAAGTACGGTACGAGCGGAAATATCCCGCCAGCTCGAAGAGGCCAGGTCCTTCGGGGACCTCAGCGAGAACGCAGAATACGCCGCGGCGAAAGAAGAGCAGGCAAAACTCGAGACGCGCATATCCTACCTCGAATTCCAGCTCAGCAAAGCAAAGATCCTCGACTCCTCCACCATCGACAACAGCAGCGTAACCCTCGGGACTACGGTCACCATCCAGGACATCAACAACTCCGCCGAATTCTCCTACACTATCGTAGGTTCCGAAGAGTCGGACCCGAAGGCGAACAAGATATCCTCGTCAAGTCCCGTCGGACAGGCCCTTCTGAACAAGAAGGTGGGCGACGAGGTGCACGTCAAGGTCCCCCGGGGCGTGAGGCACCTACGGATCAAGGATATTTCCGTCCTCGCCTGA